Proteins encoded within one genomic window of Thiothrix litoralis:
- the rsgA gene encoding ribosome small subunit-dependent GTPase A encodes MTENTSQPLSSGAGQVITRFGADFLIETDQGDLLRCTARRKLDNLACGDRIQWEGQAQGNAAVTAMLPRRNVLERPDFRGKLRPVAANIDLLIVVTSWQPTPLWEMLDRYLIAANRLRADVLLVMNKSDLRSTHASAAAEACLEEYASIGCPILHVSADQQQGVAAILTAIQGRTAIVVGQSGVGKSSIAAQLLPDTDIRVGTISDNGEGRHTTTSATLYRLPLGGSLIDSPGVRDFGLTGMDFATLETGFPEFRPFLGECRFHNCTHNHEPGCAIKTAVKAGQLPPRRFARYLNLLADL; translated from the coding sequence ATGACGGAAAACACATCTCAACCACTTTCTTCAGGCGCTGGGCAGGTTATTACCCGCTTTGGTGCTGACTTTCTCATCGAAACTGACCAAGGGGATCTGTTACGCTGCACCGCGCGGCGCAAACTCGATAACCTTGCTTGCGGCGACCGCATCCAGTGGGAGGGTCAAGCCCAAGGCAATGCCGCCGTCACTGCCATGCTCCCCCGCCGCAACGTGCTGGAACGCCCCGATTTCCGGGGAAAATTACGCCCGGTTGCCGCCAATATTGACTTGCTGATCGTCGTCACCAGTTGGCAACCTACCCCGCTGTGGGAAATGCTCGACCGTTACCTGATTGCCGCCAACCGTCTGCGGGCGGATGTATTGCTGGTCATGAACAAGTCTGACCTGCGCAGCACTCATGCCAGCGCCGCAGCAGAAGCCTGTCTGGAAGAATACGCCAGCATTGGTTGTCCGATCCTGCACGTTTCGGCTGATCAGCAACAGGGAGTTGCCGCGATTCTTACCGCGATTCAAGGGCGCACTGCTATTGTGGTTGGGCAATCTGGGGTGGGTAAATCATCCATCGCCGCGCAATTGCTGCCTGACACCGATATTCGTGTCGGTACGATTTCTGATAACGGCGAAGGCCGCCACACCACCACCTCCGCTACCCTGTACCGCTTACCCTTGGGTGGCTCGCTGATTGATTCCCCCGGTGTGCGTGATTTTGGCCTGACCGGCATGGACTTTGCCACGCTGGAAACGGGCTTCCCGGAATTCCGCCCGTTTCTGGGTGAATGCCGCTTCCACAACTGCACCCATAACCACGAGCCGGGTTGTGCGATTAAAACCGCCGTCAAAGCTGGGCAACTTCCCCCCCGCCGCTTTGCGCGTTACCTCAATCTGTTGGCAGATTTGTAA
- a CDS encoding c-type cytochrome codes for MKAMLILCTGLLLMQTAVAEPDPVNGQKLFAASQCLNCHGTDAFTKADRKVNDLAALESQVRRCDANLDTNWFDDEIKDVVAYLNQAYYKFQ; via the coding sequence ATGAAAGCTATGTTGATTCTCTGTACTGGCCTATTGCTGATGCAGACAGCAGTGGCCGAGCCTGACCCGGTAAACGGACAAAAACTGTTTGCCGCTTCGCAGTGCCTGAACTGTCACGGCACCGATGCCTTCACCAAAGCCGACCGCAAGGTCAACGACCTCGCCGCACTGGAAAGCCAAGTGCGTCGTTGTGATGCCAACCTCGACACCAACTGGTTTGACGACGAAATCAAGGATGTCGTCGCTTACCTCAATCAGGCGTATTACAAATTTCAGTAA